The Balneola sp. MJW-20 genome window below encodes:
- a CDS encoding MotA/TolQ/ExbB proton channel family protein yields the protein MHHLLLFFQDTTAVPDSLSLALQEDGMTFFDLMVEGGVLMIPILILFMIAIYVIAERWGAVNRSHVEPQKFLNTIESMLKSGQNGKANAIEYCDDFDKPISRIIKSGIKRLGRPLRDVEDAIDNAGKKEIFFLEKRMNWLATIAGVAPLIGFTGTVTGMIEAFMEIQNLQGNVNPSALAGGIWEALITTAAGLIVGLIAFGFYNFLLGKINRNIFELENASADFIDLLQSPAPKKESN from the coding sequence ATGCACCATTTGCTTTTATTTTTTCAGGATACTACGGCAGTTCCTGACTCTCTCAGCCTGGCACTTCAGGAAGATGGAATGACCTTTTTCGATCTGATGGTGGAAGGAGGCGTACTTATGATCCCTATTCTCATCCTGTTTATGATCGCTATCTATGTGATCGCAGAACGATGGGGAGCGGTAAACCGATCTCACGTAGAACCACAGAAATTTTTGAATACCATCGAAAGTATGCTGAAGTCTGGTCAGAACGGTAAGGCAAATGCGATCGAATATTGTGATGATTTTGATAAGCCGATCTCACGGATCATTAAAAGTGGTATTAAGCGACTGGGTCGTCCGCTGAGAGATGTTGAAGATGCTATTGATAATGCAGGAAAAAAAGAGATCTTCTTTCTGGAAAAACGTATGAACTGGCTGGCAACTATCGCTGGTGTGGCTCCGCTGATCGGTTTTACCGGAACAGTTACCGGTATGATCGAAGCCTTTATGGAAATTCAGAACCTTCAGGGGAATGTGAACCCGAGCGCACTTGCGGGTGGAATCTGGGAAGCCCTGATCACAACAGCTGCGGGTCTTATAGTAGGTCTTATCGCTTTCGGTTTCTATAACTTCCTGTTGGGTAAGATCAACCGTAATATATTTGAACTGGAGAACGCCTCCGCCGACTTTATTGATCTGCTGCAGTCTCCTGCACCCAAGAAAGAATCCAATTAA
- a CDS encoding HU family DNA-binding protein, whose translation MTKDFLEAFGIVIRDQIIMKNSVEVKGLGTFKSVHHNQKQEKRADGKVMMMPPKDIIEFTGDKKG comes from the coding sequence ATGACAAAAGACTTTCTTGAAGCATTCGGTATTGTGATCCGGGATCAGATCATCATGAAAAATTCAGTTGAAGTAAAAGGACTCGGGACATTTAAATCGGTGCATCACAACCAAAAGCAGGAAAAAAGGGCAGACGGAAAAGTCATGATGATGCCGCCAAAGGACATTATTGAATTTACCGGTGACAAAAAGGGGTAG
- a CDS encoding ExbD/TolR family protein yields MARDFRKGDKSLTPLSLFSQSSLTDIVLLLLIFFLLTSSFVTNFGIKVNVPQAESSSSPDPQYISVAITADAQFFVDGKLTARGQLANEIRNARNNKPNGTLVLRADKDAKVDDAVRVMNIGQTLNLKIVMATERGS; encoded by the coding sequence ATGGCCAGAGATTTCAGAAAAGGAGATAAAAGCCTGACCCCGTTGTCACTGTTTTCACAGTCATCATTGACGGATATTGTTTTGCTGCTACTCATTTTCTTCCTGCTTACCTCCTCTTTTGTGACCAATTTTGGGATCAAAGTAAATGTACCACAGGCGGAAAGCAGCTCATCTCCTGATCCCCAGTATATATCTGTGGCTATAACCGCTGATGCACAGTTCTTTGTGGATGGCAAGCTGACGGCGAGAGGACAGCTGGCAAATGAGATCAGAAATGCCCGGAACAATAAACCGAACGGCACACTGGTTTTAAGAGCGGATAAAGATGCAAAAGTGGATGATGCGGTACGGGTGATGAATATCGGACAGACACTGAATCTTAAAATTGTAATGGCAACAGAACGAGGTTCCTGA
- a CDS encoding lysylphosphatidylglycerol synthase transmembrane domain-containing protein translates to MRKSLKVFISVLLGALFLWFAFRKVDLNELIEAASGISYGWILPFVAATLFSHFIRALRWNMLINDVEQKPSLLNLYTGVMFGYLTNIALPRVGELTRPVYVARQIDESNSKMIGTIVLERVIDLLSMLFLMVLVVIFLVSDPAVLSNLFGVDITDSEVQSGLLINALLFLGAGIMALGILVIVIRSLSKGEGWLADKARSVLNTGKTFTEGLLTIRNLKNWPLFVFYTLLIWFLYICMTYIPFGMFEMHTAYGLTFTDAIVLTVVSAVGISIPTPGGIGTYHLFITQSLLILFAVPEVVGLSYATITHAGTIIVVLISSPLLLVIDKWASLKSNTGKEQS, encoded by the coding sequence ATGCGAAAATCCCTAAAAGTTTTTATCAGTGTTCTGCTCGGCGCCCTTTTTCTGTGGTTTGCATTCCGGAAAGTGGACCTGAACGAACTGATCGAGGCGGCTTCCGGAATATCCTATGGCTGGATCCTTCCTTTTGTGGCCGCAACACTCTTTTCTCATTTTATCCGTGCATTAAGATGGAATATGCTGATCAATGACGTGGAGCAAAAACCATCGCTGCTGAATCTTTATACCGGGGTGATGTTCGGATATCTGACCAATATTGCACTGCCGAGAGTAGGAGAGCTGACCCGCCCGGTCTATGTAGCCCGTCAGATCGATGAAAGCAACAGTAAAATGATTGGTACTATAGTATTAGAAAGGGTAATAGACCTGCTTTCTATGCTTTTTCTCATGGTTTTGGTGGTCATTTTTCTCGTTTCTGATCCTGCTGTGCTGTCAAATTTATTCGGAGTGGATATTACAGATTCTGAAGTACAATCCGGGCTGCTGATCAATGCACTATTATTTCTGGGGGCAGGAATTATGGCTCTGGGTATTCTGGTCATCGTTATTCGCTCTTTATCAAAAGGCGAGGGCTGGCTGGCCGATAAAGCACGCTCGGTCTTAAATACCGGCAAGACCTTCACGGAGGGTTTGCTTACCATCAGGAACCTTAAGAACTGGCCCCTGTTTGTTTTTTACACACTGCTGATCTGGTTCCTGTATATTTGTATGACCTACATACCCTTCGGTATGTTTGAGATGCATACCGCATATGGACTTACATTTACGGATGCCATTGTTCTTACAGTAGTTAGCGCGGTCGGAATCTCTATCCCCACTCCCGGCGGAATAGGCACTTATCATCTTTTTATTACTCAAAGTCTGCTGATCCTGTTTGCTGTGCCTGAAGTGGTGGGATTATCTTATGCCACCATCACGCATGCAGGGACGATCATAGTAGTTCTTATCAGCAGCCCGCTGCTCCTGGTCATAGATAAGTGGGCATCACTCAAAAGCAATACCGGGAAGGAACAATCGTAG
- a CDS encoding TonB family protein produces the protein MERPNFTKDDSRALTITLVINISLLIFSLLYTLDNNRNFRPSFIEVEFGEFQSGTLAEFSEVKNEEVATRPNPSEVEADEPQEEAPMPEEIVEQTNEEDTKPVDLPDEVEEVVAEEVNTPETQKVDPTKQVAEEQEQVEIPPQTKLDETVTEGAENSGDEDGAVGEVNADQGTGNDDDKTAPYQLQWEGDIERAPMVQPLPENTANMEGVITVRFQVRPDGNVGQIIPMRKMNPELEREVMSTLRNWRFSRLPAGVPQQAQWGTITFRFVFN, from the coding sequence ATGGAACGGCCAAACTTTACTAAAGATGACAGCAGGGCACTGACAATCACTCTGGTGATAAATATTAGCCTGCTTATCTTTTCTTTATTATACACTTTGGACAATAACCGGAATTTCCGGCCTTCTTTTATTGAAGTAGAGTTTGGTGAATTTCAGTCCGGAACTTTAGCTGAGTTTTCGGAAGTGAAGAATGAAGAAGTGGCCACCCGCCCGAATCCTTCTGAAGTGGAAGCTGATGAACCACAGGAAGAAGCTCCTATGCCTGAAGAGATCGTTGAACAGACGAATGAAGAGGATACCAAACCGGTAGACCTTCCCGATGAAGTTGAAGAGGTTGTAGCTGAAGAAGTTAATACCCCGGAAACCCAGAAAGTGGATCCCACCAAACAGGTGGCAGAAGAACAAGAACAGGTCGAAATTCCGCCGCAGACGAAACTGGATGAAACAGTTACAGAGGGAGCCGAGAACAGCGGTGATGAAGACGGTGCTGTCGGCGAGGTCAATGCAGATCAGGGAACCGGAAATGATGATGATAAGACCGCTCCTTACCAGCTGCAATGGGAAGGAGACATCGAAAGGGCACCCATGGTTCAGCCGCTGCCGGAGAACACCGCCAATATGGAAGGTGTGATCACGGTACGTTTCCAGGTCCGTCCGGATGGTAATGTAGGCCAGATCATCCCGATGCGTAAAATGAATCCCGAGCTCGAAAGGGAAGTCATGAGCACTCTGCGTAACTGGAGATTTTCACGCCTCCCGGCCGGAGTACCGCAACAGGCTCAGTGGGGTACGATCACCTTCCGATTCGTATTCAACTAA
- a CDS encoding VPS10 domain-containing protein, which translates to MIKRALLFSLLFLIAGYYTSATAQVFGHEEQTIESKFDSKELKDLEYRNIGPFRGGRSVAVSGHDDQPYTFYTGFAGGGVYKTTDGGNSWFNVSDGYFRTGSVGAITVAPSDPNVIYVGMGETDIRGNMSAGDGMYRSTDAGKTWEYLGLGQSQFIGDIEVHPENPDVVWVAAMGQLFGNDGNEERGVFKSTDGGKSWKKVLYKDVRTGAVDIAVDPNNPRILFAGMWEAYRNAWEMSSGGEGSGLYRSKDGGETWNEISQNPGLPKGLLGKIGVSVSPVNSNRVYAIIENENGGLFRSENGGDTWRRVSADRNLRQRAWYYSKVIAGPMNEDEVYVLNVGFHKSTDGGNSFDRIGTPHGDHHDLWIDPNDPKRMIIGDDGGGQVTYNGGESWSSYYTSATAQIYQVITDDQFPYMIYGAQQDNSTFAIKSRTSGRGISDRDWWPVAGGESGYIAPDPENPDVTYGGSYGGYLNKYDADLDLSDRIDVWPDNPMGSGAKDLKYRFQWTFPIYISPHNPDVMYATSQHVHRTTDEGMSWELISDDLTRNDKSKQDESGGPITKDDTSVEYYNTIFTFVESPVEPGVLWAGSDDGLVHISRDNGESWSNVTPDGLPESMVSIIDASHHKAGTAFLAANRYKFNDFRPMLYRTTNYGRSWQKITNGIPEMDFTRAVREDPNKEGLLYAGTETGVYVSFDAGDNWQSLQLNLPAVAITDLAVHKREKDLVVATQGRSFWVLDDLSVLHQISDEITTKAAHLFQPEHAYLFGGGGGRPGPGSTTGQNPDPGAVVFYYLNEDVSDEVKLVFAEADGEVIQTYSSQKQPDGDPVRENNDFYQEEGQRRNNILSDKAGLNKFSWDLQYPGVTRLNGRQILWAGNTSGPEAIPGTYTVTLHIGEEEIASAEIEVLKDPRLTEVSQEDLEAQFTLVQTINAKLDTTHKAINHIRELRDEISDMLSAAGDNEEAQAIAKEIRTALSEIENELMQTKAEATQDVLNYPIKLNNKLAALKSTVATGYGRPTDQQYAVFEELAGKVDEQLKRFNEILEGRLGEFKGEVESPVVPIRN; encoded by the coding sequence ATGATAAAACGGGCACTTCTATTTTCCCTGCTATTTTTAATAGCAGGATATTATACCTCAGCTACTGCTCAGGTATTTGGTCATGAAGAACAGACTATTGAATCTAAATTTGACAGTAAAGAGCTTAAAGATCTGGAATACCGGAATATCGGGCCGTTCCGGGGCGGAAGGTCGGTTGCTGTTTCAGGCCATGATGATCAGCCTTATACCTTCTATACCGGTTTCGCAGGTGGAGGAGTTTACAAAACAACCGACGGGGGTAATTCATGGTTTAATGTTTCGGACGGATATTTTCGGACCGGCTCGGTAGGAGCGATCACCGTTGCCCCTTCAGATCCTAATGTGATCTATGTGGGGATGGGCGAAACAGATATTCGCGGTAATATGTCGGCTGGTGACGGTATGTACCGATCCACGGATGCAGGCAAGACCTGGGAATATCTGGGACTGGGCCAAAGCCAGTTTATTGGTGACATTGAAGTGCATCCGGAGAACCCGGACGTGGTCTGGGTTGCTGCCATGGGCCAGTTATTCGGTAATGACGGAAATGAAGAAAGAGGAGTGTTTAAGTCTACCGACGGTGGCAAGTCCTGGAAAAAGGTTCTGTATAAGGATGTGAGAACCGGGGCGGTTGATATAGCCGTGGATCCTAATAATCCGCGTATCCTCTTTGCAGGAATGTGGGAAGCCTACCGGAATGCCTGGGAAATGAGCTCCGGAGGTGAAGGAAGCGGATTGTATCGATCAAAAGACGGAGGGGAAACCTGGAATGAGATCTCACAGAATCCGGGTCTGCCTAAAGGGCTGCTCGGTAAGATCGGGGTTTCGGTCTCGCCGGTGAACTCCAATCGCGTGTATGCGATCATAGAAAATGAAAATGGAGGGCTTTTCAGGTCTGAAAACGGAGGTGATACCTGGAGAAGAGTCAGCGCCGACCGCAACCTGCGGCAGAGAGCCTGGTATTATTCCAAAGTGATCGCAGGCCCAATGAACGAGGACGAAGTGTATGTATTGAATGTAGGCTTCCATAAATCCACCGACGGAGGGAATTCCTTCGACCGTATCGGTACACCTCATGGAGACCATCACGATCTGTGGATCGATCCGAACGACCCAAAGCGCATGATCATCGGTGATGACGGTGGGGGACAGGTGACTTATAATGGTGGAGAGTCCTGGTCTTCTTACTATACATCGGCCACCGCTCAGATCTACCAGGTGATCACAGATGACCAGTTTCCATATATGATCTACGGTGCGCAGCAGGATAACAGCACCTTTGCTATAAAAAGCAGGACCTCGGGCCGCGGAATTTCCGATCGCGACTGGTGGCCGGTTGCCGGGGGAGAAAGTGGTTATATCGCCCCTGACCCGGAGAATCCTGATGTAACTTATGGCGGCAGTTACGGGGGCTACCTCAACAAATATGATGCAGACCTGGATCTGAGCGACCGAATTGATGTATGGCCCGATAACCCGATGGGTTCCGGAGCTAAAGACCTGAAGTACCGTTTCCAGTGGACCTTCCCGATCTATATTTCTCCGCATAATCCCGATGTAATGTATGCAACTTCACAGCATGTACACCGAACTACGGATGAAGGAATGAGCTGGGAACTGATCTCGGATGACCTGACCCGTAATGATAAATCCAAGCAGGATGAGTCCGGGGGACCGATCACCAAGGATGATACTTCCGTGGAGTATTATAACACCATTTTTACCTTTGTTGAATCTCCGGTAGAGCCCGGTGTGCTTTGGGCTGGTTCCGATGATGGTCTGGTACACATCAGCCGCGACAACGGTGAGTCCTGGAGCAATGTAACCCCAGATGGTCTGCCAGAATCGATGGTCAGTATAATTGATGCTTCTCATCATAAGGCCGGTACCGCTTTTCTGGCAGCTAACCGATACAAGTTCAATGACTTCCGGCCTATGCTGTACAGAACCACAAACTATGGCCGCAGCTGGCAGAAGATCACTAATGGTATTCCGGAAATGGACTTTACACGTGCGGTACGGGAAGACCCTAATAAAGAGGGGCTGCTATATGCAGGTACTGAAACCGGAGTATACGTTTCATTTGATGCCGGAGACAACTGGCAGTCACTGCAGCTGAACCTGCCTGCTGTAGCGATCACCGATCTGGCGGTACACAAAAGAGAAAAAGACCTGGTGGTTGCAACTCAGGGTCGATCTTTCTGGGTACTGGATGACCTATCAGTGCTCCATCAGATAAGTGATGAGATCACTACCAAAGCCGCACATCTGTTCCAGCCGGAGCATGCATATCTGTTTGGCGGTGGTGGCGGCCGGCCGGGACCGGGATCAACGACCGGCCAGAATCCTGATCCGGGAGCAGTAGTATTCTATTATCTGAATGAAGATGTAAGCGATGAGGTGAAGTTGGTGTTTGCCGAAGCAGATGGGGAGGTCATTCAGACCTACTCCAGTCAGAAACAGCCGGATGGAGACCCCGTTCGTGAAAACAATGATTTCTATCAGGAAGAAGGGCAGCGCAGAAATAATATTCTGTCCGATAAAGCCGGACTGAATAAATTCTCCTGGGATCTTCAGTATCCTGGAGTGACCCGGCTGAACGGTCGGCAGATCCTATGGGCCGGTAACACCAGCGGCCCCGAAGCTATACCGGGAACCTATACGGTTACCCTGCATATAGGAGAAGAGGAGATCGCTTCAGCTGAAATTGAAGTACTTAAAGATCCAAGGTTGACTGAAGTGAGTCAGGAGGATCTGGAGGCACAGTTTACCCTGGTACAGACCATTAATGCCAAGCTGGATACCACGCATAAGGCGATCAATCATATCCGTGAACTAAGGGATGAGATCTCTGATATGCTTAGTGCGGCCGGAGATAATGAAGAAGCTCAGGCAATTGCCAAAGAGATCCGTACGGCACTGAGTGAGATCGAGAATGAGCTGATGCAGACCAAGGCAGAAGCCACCCAGGATGTACTGAATTATCCTATCAAACTGAACAATAAGCTTGCTGCATTGAAAAGCACGGTAGCAACCGGGTACGGAAGACCGACTGATCAGCAGTATGCCGTATTTGAAGAACTCGCAGGAAAAGTAGATGAACAACTGAAGCGCTTTAATGAAATACTCGAAGGCCGACTGGGAGAATTCAAAGGGGAAGTAGAAAGTCCGGTAGTACCGATTCGGAATTAA
- a CDS encoding SPOR domain-containing protein, with protein sequence MHLDHEKLIDLISDTSGISRENVEKQLVDLVEEINQALEDGEAYEIDDFGVFSAMGNNVIFIPADNLETEINYKYVGMEPIEVEDTAAPPEEEPEEESVKDPFAGLLGDVDDDDEDDEEDDIFGELGLGEEDYNEGDDEDDEAEEEFVATVEEPEDAEVDEDVFNLTDEEEDLIPEEAPGPEKWGIDTYKDDTAENVFSGMMGSSDQDEEDDQDNEPEIISSGSSSDMDDTYAEESLLGGEEDFEEDFDDPFAELAKNARSKKEPESAQEDVESFEEEEEEEEEDTDTDVFAGLADLENLDEDDDEEPVAETEKDDEEYVPVVSNVSSDKKKPEKEKKQTEEKKKEYKPRSRSKTSTKQGSPSLILVMIVILIGAGITYGLAYFGVVNIEGITPQPNNVQLAQQNNPPAAQLPENVPVQNETETGTEAEQAEAAQPEVPAVSESAQTETNTPETIQPESTSNDSEALDTETVMPSVAEVDQEMFGLMGEAVAEANSGYTIVLYTLSSEENAQRAYQRLSSTGFRTIMNERDNARYGTVYRISIGQFSSATDAAIAAEDLGDGIPESYIISRIN encoded by the coding sequence ATGCATTTAGATCATGAAAAATTAATTGACCTAATATCGGATACCTCCGGTATATCCAGGGAAAATGTAGAGAAACAATTGGTTGACCTGGTAGAGGAGATCAATCAGGCCCTTGAAGACGGGGAAGCATACGAGATCGACGATTTTGGAGTATTCAGCGCGATGGGGAATAATGTGATCTTTATTCCTGCCGATAATCTGGAAACAGAGATCAATTACAAGTATGTAGGCATGGAGCCTATTGAAGTTGAGGACACCGCTGCTCCGCCGGAAGAAGAACCGGAAGAAGAAAGCGTCAAAGATCCTTTCGCCGGATTATTAGGTGACGTGGACGATGATGACGAGGACGATGAAGAAGATGATATATTCGGAGAGCTGGGTCTTGGAGAAGAAGACTATAATGAAGGCGACGACGAGGATGACGAAGCAGAAGAGGAGTTCGTAGCTACTGTAGAAGAGCCCGAAGATGCAGAAGTCGATGAAGATGTATTCAATTTAACTGATGAGGAAGAAGACCTGATCCCCGAAGAAGCTCCGGGTCCTGAAAAATGGGGAATAGATACTTATAAGGACGATACTGCAGAAAACGTTTTCTCCGGAATGATGGGCTCATCAGACCAGGATGAAGAGGATGATCAGGATAATGAACCTGAGATCATTTCTTCCGGCAGTTCCTCTGATATGGATGATACTTATGCGGAGGAAAGTCTTTTGGGTGGTGAAGAAGATTTTGAGGAGGATTTTGACGACCCATTCGCAGAGCTTGCCAAAAATGCACGATCCAAAAAAGAACCAGAAAGTGCTCAGGAAGATGTAGAGTCTTTTGAGGAAGAAGAGGAAGAAGAGGAAGAAGACACAGATACTGATGTTTTTGCGGGGCTTGCTGATCTGGAAAATCTTGATGAAGATGACGACGAAGAGCCGGTTGCAGAAACCGAGAAAGATGATGAAGAATATGTCCCTGTTGTATCCAATGTAAGCAGTGACAAAAAGAAGCCTGAAAAGGAAAAGAAACAAACGGAAGAAAAAAAGAAAGAATATAAACCCAGATCGCGCAGCAAGACATCAACCAAGCAGGGCAGCCCTTCTCTGATACTGGTGATGATCGTGATCCTGATCGGTGCAGGAATAACCTACGGGCTGGCGTATTTTGGTGTTGTAAATATTGAGGGAATAACTCCGCAACCAAATAATGTGCAGCTGGCCCAGCAGAATAATCCACCGGCTGCACAGCTCCCGGAAAATGTACCGGTTCAGAATGAAACCGAAACCGGTACTGAGGCAGAGCAGGCAGAAGCGGCTCAGCCTGAAGTACCTGCAGTCTCTGAATCCGCTCAGACCGAAACAAATACACCGGAAACAATTCAGCCGGAAAGTACTTCCAATGATTCAGAAGCTTTGGATACTGAAACGGTCATGCCATCCGTTGCTGAAGTCGATCAGGAAATGTTCGGCCTGATGGGTGAAGCTGTTGCGGAGGCTAACAGCGGATATACCATTGTACTTTACACCCTGAGCAGTGAGGAGAATGCCCAACGCGCATATCAAAGATTATCATCTACCGGATTTCGGACCATTATGAATGAGCGGGATAATGCCCGATATGGTACTGTTTACCGGATCAGCATAGGACAATTCAGCTCCGCAACAGACGCAGCTATTGCAGCCGAAGACCTGGGTGACGGAATCCCGGAAAGTTACATCATATCAAGAATCAACTAA